In the genome of Hippoglossus hippoglossus isolate fHipHip1 chromosome 4, fHipHip1.pri, whole genome shotgun sequence, one region contains:
- the LOC117760371 gene encoding leucine-rich repeat-containing protein 24-like, translating to MAVMLVLLLSMLLLSTHTLTNASPSCPVSCRCYSLTVECGSTSLRDIPKHVPPSTQTIFLQDNVIGQIRRQDLLQLRHLHYLYLQNNTISAVEPGSFRNQGQLLELALNGNRIHLVTADMFKGLEHLRILYLAGNDITRLLDYTFRGLQRLQELHLQHNSIDMLADQALAGLTSLALLDLSRNNLHTIGPASLRPLVSLQVLRITDNPWRCDCALHWLRSWIDEAGQRLLSSAERRLVCIEPPRLSHLSLVEVPLNSLVCIPPLVQLEPRRLAVRLGESLRVSCHASGYPRPQVTWRKASQGKVVLSPRGLVQELGAGGGGVGGAEERSEEGRVSLQKTEGERFDPDTGSGMLFLSNVTVAHAGFYECEAWNAGGVARVTFQLAINSSTSSSSSSSSIWASWSQVSSPYSPVWPRLRNHGSALGSDVSREPLYALGSMAFSALGAATQTAIAVGISLLALTALLLVAMIYSRHHQRDKEADGAEKEESILYVNDYSDGPTTFAQLEEYRDERGHEMYVLNRAKPVLPPAPPTAVSTTNLGCPAPSDTSSHTLSSGPGQIVTPTLAPNKQQQQQLQPEVDIRTMRRMAGEGGEAEPVITSEAEGMFLNHTGLFMDSQIAYEIHC from the exons ATGGCTGTGATGTTGGTGCTTCTTctctccatgctgctcctgtccACCCACACTCTGACTAATGCGTCTCCTTCCTGCCCTGTGAGCTGTCGCTGCTACAGCCTCACCGTGGAGTGTGGCTCCACCAGCCTCAGAGACATCCCCAAACACGTCCCCCCATCCACACAG ACCATCTTCCTCCAGGACAATGTGATTGGTCAGATCCGTAGACAGGACCTTCTTCAGCTAAGGCACCTGCACTACTTGTATctacag AACAACACCATCTCAGCAGTGGAGCCTGGCTCCTTCCGGAACCAGGGTCAGTTGCTGGAGCTGGCTCTGAATGGGAACAGGATCCACCTGGTGACGGCTGACATGTTTAAGGGACTCGAGCATCTCCGCATTCTGTACCTggcaggaaatgacatcacacgCCTACTGGACTACACCTTCCGTGGTTTACAG CGTCTGCAGGAGCTCCATTTGCAGCACAACAGTATAGACATGTTAGCAGACCAGGCTCTAGCTGGCTTGACCTCTCTGGCTCTGCTGGATCTGAGCAGGAACAATCTCCATACCATCGGCCCTGCATCCCTGCGACCTCTTGTCAGCCTGCAGGTGCTGCGCATCACAG ATAACCCATGGCGCTGTGACTGTGCTCTCCACTGGTTGAGGAGCTGGATTGATGAGGCAGGGCAGCGGCTGCTCAGCTCTGCAGAGCGCCGGCTGGTCTGCATCGAGCCGCCACGTCTCTCCCACCTCAGTCTGGTGGAGGTTCCTCTCAACAGCCTGGTGTGCATCCCTCCACTGGTGCAGCTGGAGCCCAGGAGGCTAGCTGTGCGCCTGGGGGAGAGCCTTAGGGTGTCCTGCCATGCCTCTGGTTATCCTCGGCCACAG GTGACGTGGAGGAAGGCATCCCAGGGTAAAGTTGTGCTTTCTCCCCGAGGCCTGGTTCAGGAGCTGggtgctggaggaggtggagtagGCGGGGCAGAGGAGCGCTCAGAGGAAGGCAGGGTCAGTCTGCAGAAGACTGAAGGCGAGCGCTTTGACCCTGACACCGGCAGTGGCATGCTGTTTCTCAGTAATGTGACTGTGGCTCACGCAGGTTTCTATGAATGTGAAGCCTGGAATGCAGGGGGTGTGGCCAGGGTGACCTTTCAGCTCGCCATTAACTcatccacttcctcctcctcctcgtcctcctccatctgGGCATCTTGGTCCCAAGTGTCCTCGCCATACTCCCCTGTCTGGCCCCGGCTGAGGAACCACGGCTCGGCTTTGGGCTCAGATGTGAGTCGGGAACCCCTTTACGCTCTAGGCAGCATGGCCTTCAGTGCTCTGGGAGCTGCCACTCAGACTGCCATCGCTGTGGGCATCTCCCTGCTGGCTCTGACCGCTCTGCTGCTGGTCGCCATGATCTACAGCCGACATCACCAACGCGACAAGGAGGCTGATGGAGCtgagaag gaggagagcaTCCTCTATGTGAATGACTACTCCGACGGGCCCACCACCTTCGCCCAGCTGGAGGAGTACCGTGACGAGCGCGGCCATGAGATGTACGTCCTCAACCGGGCCAAACCCGTGCTGCCTCCTGCTCCACCCACCGCTGTCTCCACCACTAACTTGGGTTGCCCCGCTCCATCGGACACCTCCAGCCACACCCTCTCCTCAGGGCCTGGCCAGATCGTGACTCCAACTCTTGCCcccaacaaacagcagcagcagcagctgcagccagagGTTGACATACGGACCATGAGGAGAATggcgggggagggaggggaggctgAGCCTGTGATTACATCAGAGGCTGAAGGGATGTTTCTTAACCACACAGGCCTGTTCATGGACTCTCAGATCGCGTACGAGATTCACTGCTGA
- the lonp1 gene encoding lon protease homolog, mitochondrial — MAACMKMLSAARQMHRNPSVVKVNWAGWSRTPSSDTSALSRLQPPRFYTSTGSCSHVPVSTAMTAGCRLTLRTHRWMRVGAVLRGQSDLLTPTPRPFMVQDRMFGNRASGAGFSGEDGGESAGSGGEESGGDGGVPYSGPQMTALTPMMVPEVFPNVPLIAVSRNPVFPRFIKIIEVKNKALMELLRRKVRLAQPYAGVFLKRDDNNESDVVESLDAVYSTGTFVQIHEMQDLGDKLRMIVMGHRRIKITRQLEVEPDEAATAPVWSEAEPESQSKPPPRRKSKRSRKDQPGSVAEQVEDKISDADLSPELQPLPSSDILMVEVDNVQHEQFTVTEEVKALTAEIVKTIRDIIALNPLYRESVLQMMQAGQRVVDNPIYLSDMGAALTGAESHELQDVLEEINIPKRLYKALSLLKKEYELSKLQQRLGREVEEKIKQTHRKYLLQEQLKIIKKELGLEKEDKEAIEEKFRERLKERTVPEHIMEVINEELNKLGLLDNHSSEFNVTRNYLDWLTSMPWGTNSDENLSLGRAKEVLEEDHYGMDDVKKRILEFIAVSQLRGSTQGKILCFYGPPGVGKTSIARSIARALNRQYFRFSVGGMTDVAEIKGHRRTYVGAMPGKIIQCLKKTKTENPLVLIDEVDKMGRGYQGDPSSALLELLDPEQNANFLDHYLDVPVDLSKVLFICTANVTDTIPEPLRDRMEMINVSGYVAQEKLVIAERYLVPQLLARCGLTDKKSSISPDALSLLIRQYCRESGVRNLQKQVEKVFRKVAFSIVSGEQAAVTVTPDNLQDYVGKPIFTVDRMYDVTPPGVVMGLAWTSMGGSTLFIETSLRRPSGPDDPKGEGTLEVTGQLGDVMKESAKIASTFARAFLMTQEPENHFLVNSHLHLHVPEGATPKDGPSAGCTIVTALLSLATKQPVRQNVAMTGEVSLTGKILPVGGIKEKTIAARRAGVTCMVLPAENKKDFSDLPDYITDGLEVHFVDHYSQIYPTVFPQNPS, encoded by the exons ATGGCGGCGTGCATGAAGATGCTGAGCGCTGCGAGACAGATGCACAGAAATCCGTCTGTAGTAAAAGTGAATTGGGCCGGGTGGAGCCGGACCCCCAGCAGCGACACGTCAGCTCTGAGCCGCCTTCAGCCGCCACGGTTCTACACCAGCACCGGGAGCTGCTCTCACGTTCCCGTCAGCACAGCAATGACAGCTGGCTGCAGGCTGACCCTTAGAACCCACCGGTGGATGCGAGTCGGTGCCGTGCTCCGCGGCCAAAGCGATCTTCTCACACCGACACCTCGGCCCTTCATGGTTCAGGACAGGATGTTCGGGAACCGGGCCAGCGGTGCCGGCTTCTCCGGGGAGGACGGCGGGGAGAGTGCAGGCTCCGGGGGAGAGGAGTCTGGGGGAGACGGGGGAGTCCCGTACAGCGGACCTCAGATGACAGCGCTCACCCCCATGATGGTCCCGGAGGTGTTTCCCAATGTGCCGCTAATCGCTGTGAGCAGGAACCCGGTGTTCCCCCGCTTCATCAAGATCATAGAG GTAAAGAACAAAGCGCTGATGGAGCTGTTGAGGAGGAAGGTTCGCCTGGCTCAGCCGTACGCTGGAGTCTTCCTGAAGAGAGATGATAA TAATGAGTCAGATGTGGTGGAGTCTCTTGACGCCGTCTACTCTACAGGGACCTTTGTTCAGATTCATGAGATGCAGGACCTGGGAGACAAGTTGAGGATGATTGTCATGGGACATCGCAG GATCAAGATCACAAGACAGCTGGAGGTGGAGCCTGACGAGGCCGCAACGGCCCCCGTGTGGTCAGAGGCTGAGCCTGAGTCCCAGTCCAAACCTCCACCGAGACGCAAATCTAAACGCAGCCGTAAGGACCAACCAGGGTCTGTggcagagcaggtggaggacaAG ATTTCAGACGCAGACCTGAGCCCAGAGCTCCAGCCTCTCCCCTCCTCCGACATCCTGATGGTGGAAGTGGACAATGTTCAACATGAGCAGTTCACTGTCACAGAGGAGGTCAAG gcaCTGACAGCAGAGATAGTGAAGACCATCAGGGACATCATTGCACTCAACCCACTGTACAG ggaGTCTGTCCTACAGATGATGCAGGCTGGTCAGAGGGTGGTTGATAATCCCATCTACCTCAGTGACATGGGAGCAGCTCTGACGGGGGCCGAGTCACATGAACTACAGGACGTCCTGGAGGAGATCAAT aTCCCAAAGCGTCTCTACAAGGCTCTGTCTCTGCTAAAGAAGGAGTATGAGCTGAGTAAACTGCAGCAGCGGCTAGGccgagag GTGGAGGAAAAGATCAAGCAGACCCACAGGAAGTACCTGCTACAGGAGCAGCTCAAGATCATTAAGAAG GAGCTGGGTCTGGAAAAAGAGGACAAAGAAGCCATTGAGGAGAAGTTTCGTGAGAGACTAAAAGAAAGGACTGTCCCCGAACACATCATGGAAGTCATCAATGAAGAACTCAACAAGCTGGGACTGTTGGACAACCACTCGTCAGAATTCAA tgtgaCCCGGAACTACCTGGACTGGCTGACCAGCATGCCCTGGGGTACCAATAGTGATGAGAACTTATCTTTGGGGAGAGCGAAAGAGGTTCTAGAAGAAGATCATTACGGGATGGACGATGTTAAGAAACGCATTTTG GAGTTCATTGCAGTGAGTCAGCTGCGTGGCTCCACCCAGGGGAAGATCCTGTGTTTCTATGGTCCCCCTGGTGTAGGAAAGACCTCCATCGCTCGCTCCATAGCCAGAGCTCTCAACAGACAGTACTTCAGGTTCAGCGTGGGAGGAATGACTGACGTGGCTGAGATTAAAGGACACAG GAGGACTTATGTTGGAGCGATGCCAGGAAAGATTATCCAGTGCCTgaagaaaaccaaaacagagaACCCTCTGGTGTTAATCGATGAG GTGGATAAAATGGGTCGTGGTTACCAGGGAGATCCATCCTCCGCACTGCTCGAACTACTGGACCCTGAGCAGAACGCTAACTTCCTCGACCACTACCTGGATGTTCCTGTGGATCTGTCAAAG GTGTTGTTCATCTGCACGGCCAATGTGACGGACACCATCCCAGAGCCTCTCAGAGACAGGATGGAGATGATCAATGTGTCTGGATATGTGGCCCAGGAGAAACTGGTTATCGCTGAG cGCTACCTGGTCCCCCAGCTGCTTGCTCGGTGTGGTCTGACTGACAAGAAGTCGTCCATCTCACCTGACGCACTCAGTCTGCTCATCAGGCAGTACTGCCGAGAGTCTGGAGTCAGGAACCTGCAGAAACAAGTGGAAAAG GTTTTCCGTAAGGTGGCGTTCTCTATAGTCAGCGGTGAACAAGCTGCAGTGACTGTTACTCCTGACAACCTGCAGGACTACGTGGGTAAACCTATTTTCACAGTGGATCGAATGTATGATGTCACCCCACCAGGAGTTGTTATGGGGCTGGCATGGACTTCAATGG GGGGGTCGACGCTGTTCATTGAGACTTCACTGCGCCGTCCTTCTGGACCAGACGACCCTAAAGGGGAGGGGACACTGGAGGTCACAG GTCAGCTGGGAGATGTTATGAAAGAAAGTGCAAAGATCGCCTCCACCTTTGCCAGAGCCTTCCTCATGACCCAGGAACCAGAAAACCACTTTCTGGTCAACTCCCACCTGCACCTGCATGTCCCTGAG GGGGCGACTCCTAAGGACGGACCAAGTGCCGGCTGCACCATTGTCACAGCACTGTTGTCCCTTGCAACCAAGCAGCCAGTGCGTCAGAACGTAGCCATGACTGGTGAGGTGTCCCTGACCGGCAAAATACTGCCAGTTGGAGGAATCAAAGAGAAAACTATCGCT GCACGTCGTGCTGGTGTGACCTGCATGGTCCTGCCAGCGGAGAACAAGAAGGACTTCTCTGACCTGCCGGACTACATCACTGATGGCCTGGAGGTCCACTTTGTTGATCACTACAGCCAAATCTACCCTACTGTGTTTCCACAGAACCCCTCCTAA